CAATGGCTGCAAAATCTGTGCGCAGGTTTGCCCAGCTAACAATATCTATGTTGCCGAGAAACCGGAGTTTTCCCATCAATGCGAAGTTTGTTTTGCTTGTATTCACCTTTGCCCTCAGAATGCAATTCATTTGAAATCAGAGAGAAGCCAGGCTAGATATATCAACCAAAATGTAAAATTGAAGGAAATCATTGATGCTAATCATCAGGGAATATGAAAAAAAGTAGAAGAACTGATGATTTACATTTTTTCTATTACCCATTGCACATTATAATGGCTTAAACAGTTTGCGCCCACCCGCATCGTGTTCAGGATTACAGTAAGATTTTCCATTGTAAGAGAACTCTCCGATTTTTCATTTAGCCATTGACGTGCCAGCAACAGGTTAAGTTCAACGAAAGTCATGAGAAAATACTCACGCTGCTGGTCGTGAGGCATATGATCGCTGTCCATTAATCTGTTGACATAGTTCCAAAGAAGTTTTCTCAGTTTGATGACAAAATAAGGATCGCCATTGGGCCCTAAAAGAACTTGCAGCGTTTTTTTATTTAGGTCGCAATACTCAAACCAGCGGCTCAGTGCAGGCGGTGCATTAAGAGAAAATCCCCAGTCTGAGTAAACCCCCTTTGGATTGTCAAACAATTCTTTATCACTCAAGCAGAACTGTTGAAAAGACTCCAGCAAATCGGTTTCGATATGTTGCTGCAGTTCATAGATATCATTGAAGTACAGATAAAATGTACCACGGGTAATGTTGATCCTTAAAACCAATTCCTTAACTGTAATTTTTTCGAAATGCTTTTCCTGCATTAAATCGAGATATGAGCTGATAATTCGAGCCTGCGTTCGCATGCTCTTTTTTGTTTTGCCGTCAGTAATCCCATAAATTCGTTTCTCGTCCATTGCAGGAGCCTCCTTTGATGAAAACTTAGCTGAATAGTACAACAAAATGTGTTAAAAATGAACATTTTGCATAGAGGTGTTCTGTATTCCTTTGATTTTATTATTACAATGAAATAGAAAGAGAAGCAATTAATATGAGTCCATTATGACACATTATTATCAAAGCTTCAAGACGAAGTAATAAACCTGTTAGGAGTATAAAAGATGACAGATGCCAAGCACATTGTTAAGACGATCGAAATGAATGGTGAAAAAGTCGATGTAGCCATGCGCGAAATGCTGAGACCCGCTACCCATGAGGAGCTGGAAGCAATGACGCCTGAGGAGAGGGAGCGATTCAAGTATCTTTCTCCGCTGAATACCCGCACCTATATTGCAGAAGAAGGTATTGTATGTATGCAGGATATTCCTGTGACGATGAGAGACGGCGTAACGATTTACGTAGATATTTACAAACCGGAAGGCGAGGCTAAGGTACCTTTGATCATTAGCTGGAGCTTTTATGGGAAACGTCCTTTTGACGGGCAGAGTGAGTGGCAGATCATGGGAGTGCCTCCTCAAACCGTATCCAATATGTCAAAATTTGAAAGTCCGGACCCCGGCTATTGGTGCCGCCACGGCTATGCGGTGGCCAATGTTGACCCCCGGGGCATAGGGCATTCAGAGGGTGATTTTATGCAGTTTGGAACGCAGGAAGGCCGTGACGGTTATGACTTTATTGAGTGGGCTGCAGTGCAGCCGTGGTGCAACGGACGATGCGCTCTGGCAGGCAATAGTTGTGTCGCAATGACTCAGTGGCGAATTGCATCACAGTGCCCTCCGCATCTTACCTGTATTGCACCATGGGAAGGCACCAGTGACATGTATCGGGAATCGCTGTGTGAAGGAGGAATTCCCGCTGCGTCATTTGTAAATCTGGTCATGCGTGAAGCGGTCGGCCCAAATTATATCGACGATACAGTAAAAAATCTGGAACGATATCCTTTTATTAATTGCACCTACTGGAAGGATAAAGACCCGATATGGGAAAACATTCGGATTCCGGTATATGTTACAGCCTGCTGGAACCATTTCCACCTGAGAGGTTCGATCAATGGATTTCGAAAGATTAAGTCCGGAAAGAAGTGGCTTCGGGCCCATCGGGATTTCGAATGGCCGGATGCTTACAGCAATGAATATCTGAAGGATCTTGAGCTATTTTTTGCGCGGTATCTAAAACTGGAACGAAACGGATGGGAACTCACTCCCAAAGTACGAATCGAGGTACAGGATGCCTTCGATTATCTTTATCAGAAAAATCGTCCGGAAGACGCATTCCCTTTGAAGCGTACCGAATATGAAAAGCTGTATCTTGATGCCGCCCACCTGTCGATGAGTAAGGAACCCATTGCTGAACCGGCAATGGCGGCTTATGAAAGCGACGATGAAGAGATTTCCTTTGATTATACCTTTGAAGAGGAAACGGAGCTGACCGGCTACCTTAAGTTGCATTTATGGGTTGCGGCAGAAAGCTATCATGATATGGACCTGTTTATCAATGTACAGAAACTGAGTACCATGGGTGAATGGCTGCCAATTACCATTTTTAGTGAATCGCATCCGGGAGCATGGGGAAAAATGAGAGTTTCACGCCGCAAGCTTGATGAGAAACTCAGCACCGACTACAGTCCGGTTCAGGCACATGATGAAGATGAAAAGCTGGAGCCGGGACAAATCGTACCGGTTGAAATTGAGATCAATCCCACCAGCAGGATCTGGCATAAAGGACAGAAGCTTCGCGTGCAGATTGCAGGACGTTACATACGGGAAAACTGGTTCGAACCGCTCATGTGGGATACCGACAATAAAGGCCGCCACCTGATTTATTGCGGGGGTGCGTATGATTCCTATCTTCAGATTCCGGTTATTCCCCCGCGCTACAAAGACGGCGAGTATATTTACCGATAGTATGAAAGGAGTAATTTAGATGAGAAACGAAATTCTGGAAAAAATTATGGAACGAGGAGCCTACCTTTGGGGCAGAAGCAAAGAGAGCCTTAACGGTGACACAACTTTTACGGAAGTCAAGGCTAAGTCCGCTCATATTTCTCAGATCACAACATTCTTAGAAGATCTTTACGATGTTGAAATCCCCTATATGGGATTTACCCGATGCAAGACATTAGGAGAAGCCGCTGCGTTTGTGGAACAGCTGCTTGATTAGCATGGTGTTTGTGGTTAATAAACAAGGCGTTTGTGGTTAATAAACAGGCTTTTGTGCTTAATTAACAAGGCGTTTGTGCTTAATTCGCAAGGCGTTTGTGCTTAATTCGCAAGGGGCACTTGGTATCGGAAACAGCAGGGATTCGTTGAACCATATAATCAGTTGCTTCAACGAGTCCTTGTGTTATTTTTATTCTGGCATTTTTGGGGGAGCGTTATTTCTATTCCGGAATCTTCGGGCGAGTCTCATTCTATTATTTTCCGGGCGAGACTCTGCTTTACTTTTAGAAAGTTGGTGAAATGTTTGGTAATCGGCATTGGGACGGATATTTTACATATGGAGACGCTAGACAGGCGTTTCCTTCAGACTGAGGACCCTTTCTATCAAATGACCTATACTGAGGAAGAGCAGCTTCAGGGAGCGTGCAGCAATGACCCTTCCGCTTATTTCTGCCTGAGATTTGCTGGAAAGGAAGCAGTATTCAAGGCTTTGAATACCTCTCCTGATACGGTTCGTCGTTGGAATCAGATCGAAATATTAAACAGAGCTACGGGGGCACCGCTAGTAAATCTCTATGGAGATGTGAAGAATGCCGCAGCGAGGGCGGGCATAAAAAATATTCATCTAAGCCTTTCATACGATAAAGAGTATGCAGTGGCTTTTTGTGTTACAAGCGAATGAAATTACAATTAGGAAAGGAAAGAAATCTGTGAATGAGTTTATTGAAAAAATGATACTTCGAGCAAAAGAAAATCCGCAGCGAATTGCTTTTCCGGAGTCGGAGAATGCGGAGGTACTTCTTACCGCAGAGCAGGTCGTGAAAACTGGTATCGGTTACCCTCTCATGATTGGCGACAGGGAAAAAATCGAAGCTTTGGCAGCAGAGCATGGCGTATCAACAAAGGGATTTGATTTCTTTGACAATACCATTGATGAAATAAGAATGGATCTGGCAAAGGAATACTGCTTCAAGTTCGAAGATTTTAATGAGAAAACAGTGATTCGGAAAACCAAGGACACGGTTCGCTGCGGAATGTTTCTTCTTAAGCTTCAAAAGGCCGATTGTGTTGCAGCTGGAAAGGAGTATTCAACCGGAGAAGTCGTATTAGAGGCGATGAATATTGTCGGCCTCATCGACGGAGTGGACAGCCCTTCCAGTATCGGTCTCGCCGATGTACCTGGGTTTGACGGACCGGAGGGACAGATGTTTGGCGTAGCAGATTGCGCGATTACAGCACAGCCTGACGCCAGAGACCTTGCAGGAATTGCAATTTCATCTGCGGATACGGTCCATAAACTGCTGGGATGGGAGCCAAGAATTGCGATGCTATCCTTTTCAACCTGCGGAAGTGCGGAACATGAGAGCATTGATGTGATCCGCGAAGCACTGAACATCATTAGAGAGAAAAGGCCAGATATAAAATGCGACGGAGAGTTTCAACTGGACTCAGCGCTTATTCCGTCAGTTGCAGCAAAAAAGGTGCCCAGACAGAGCGAAGTTGCAGGGAGAGCCAATGTTTTGGTGTTTCCCAATCTGCATGCGGGAAATATTGGCGTAAAGCTGATTCAGATATTCGGGCATGCAAATGCGTATGGTCCAATCTTGCAGGGCTTCAGACAACCAGTATGCGACTTTTCTCGCAGTGCTCCGGTGGCCGAGATGTTTGGAAACGTTGCTATGCTGGTAATCAGAGCTGCTGCGGACAAAGGTCTAAGGATGAATCACATGAATATTAAGGGGGAATTACAATGAAAATATTTACCATCAATCCCGGATCAACCTCTACAAAAATTGCATTATTTGATGATGAGGTGTGCCTATTCACAAAGAATGTCAAGCACGAATCAGCTGATCTGGAGCGGTTTGCAAGTTTACCCGATCAGATTCCTTACCGGGAGCAGATCATCCTTAACTTGCTGGAACAGGAAAATATATCATTAAAAGACTGCAAAATATTTGTTGGGCGCGGCGGGGGGTTATTCTCCATGGAAGGGGGAGTCTATGAAGTGAACGACCTGATGCTCGATCATGCGAGGAACAATGCAAACGGAGTAGCACATCCGGCGAATCTCGGAAGCCTACTTGCGGATCAATTCAGCAGGATAGGTGGGGGCCGCGCTTTTGTAGTGAATCCGCCGGACGTAGATGAGTATCAGGAGATATCAAGAGTTACCGGAATAAAGGGGATTAACCGCGCTAGTCATATTCATGCACTGAACCACAAAGAGACCGCTTTGCGTCATGCCAAATCCATTCAAAAAAAATATGAGGAATGCAATTTTATTGTGGGTCATATCGGCGGAGGAATATCCATTGCAGCGCATAAAAAGGGCAGAATGATCGACGGGAACGACATCGTAGCAGGCGAAGGTCCTATGGCACCAACACGTGCAGGATCAGTTCCTGCAGACCAGTTGATCAGGCTGTGCTTCAGTGGAAACTTTACCGAAAAGGAATTGCTTGAAAAATGTACAAAATCGGGGGGATTTGTAGATCATCTCGGCACTTCCGATGCTCTAGAAGTATTTGATAGAGCGGAGAATGGAGATCAGCACGCGCGCCTGCTCTGGGATGCATTGATTTATCAGATCGTCAAGCAGATCGGTGCCATGGCGGCAGCTCTTCACGGTGAAGTTGATGCAATCCTGCTAAGCGGAGGGATGGTGTATAATAAAAGCCTTGTGGAAAATATCTCTGAGGCTTGCACTTTCATTGCACCGGTCCAGGCTTATCCCGGCGAATTTGAGATGCAGGCAATGGCTGCTGGGGCTATGCGTGTAATGAAGGGAACGGAGACGGCAAAGGTCTATACTGGCGTACCTGTATGGACAGAATCTCGACTGTGAAGTTCTATAAATCAATGGGATGAAACAATCCCAAGTATTGTAATGTCCTGAACGAAAACATATACACGTAATTGGTTTCCCCGTCGGTCAACTCATTATTCATGAAGTTTTTGATGAGTCCCAGCCTATAGTAGAGTGTATTCTTATGAATTCTAAGTTTCCTAGAAGCGAGTATTCCATCGCCGAAACAGTTCAGATAAACGGATAAGGTCTGCGCTAGGTCTGACTGATTTTTTTCATCATATTTTATTAGGTTTATGATATCGGGAGAGCAAAACTCCAATAAATCGCAATGGGCGGTCATGATATCCAATAATTTTAACTGGGCAATGTGTTCATAAAACACATAATAGCGGTAGCATGGGTCAGTCATTTTTTGATAATAACTGAGTGCCGTCAATGCCTGGTTAAGATGCTTGTGTACATCCGACAGTTCCGTAAAAGCATTGCTGATACCGATTTGAAGATTGTAATTGGCATGAAGTTCTTTTAAACGGGGCAGTACCTTGTTCTCTAAGTGAGAGGCATTTGTTATCAGCAGGATGAGCTTTTCCGATTGTATTGTATATAGATCCTCCGGGAAATAAGCGTCTATGAGCGTTGTCAATTCATTAAAAACCGTGTAGTTTGGGTTTGCGGAGAATGATATTACAACAAAACACATGTTATGAAGACGGTTAAACCCCAAGGAACCCAACTGCCGTTCCAACATGATCGGCGGATAATTGGGGGTATTGATCACATCGTTTAACAGCAACGACGAACTCCGGCCATGGGACTGGGAATAGAGGTGGTTACTTCCCAGTTCATGCGTCACAACGTTTATCAGTGCACAGAAAAAATTCCTGTCATTTTCGTCAAACAGCTTATCTTTTTCGAAAAGCATCATAGTGCCGACAATGTATCCATTAACAATGATATTAGACGCCAACATATTGTACAGCGAAAAAGCTTGCTTGATCATTGTCGGCATGAGATTATCTTTTAACACGTATTGGAGCTCTTTAAACCTCTGACCAAAATTTTCGATGTTGCTTTGGGAAAAACAGTCGAGCATCGAGTCATTCGCCGGAGCGTTTGCTATGGCTTTACTGCTTGAATCCAGCAATATAATCGGGTTTTGAAACACGCTGTACGCTGCGTTAAAAATCGAATGAATGCCATGCTTGTGAAAAAAAGAATCTGTAATACCACAAGTCCCTTCCATTAGTTTATATTTTTCAGCCAGGATTTCGTTGATTCGATTTACAACAGATGTAAAGCAATTTGGCCGTTTGACAACAATAAAATTTATGAAGTAATCAGGATCCTGTATCATTTCTATTTTTTTGACAGTGAAAATCAAGAATGTATACGTCTTTTTCGCCTTGAAATACTTATAAGGAAGAACAGGATCAAATAATACATAGATGATGTCCGACCGGATGATTTTTTGATCGATATAGAATTCAACTCCACTGAGCATTACATCCGGATTGTTCAATTCAACAGCAACATTTGATTCTGGAAAATTTAAACAGCTAATCATTTTCTTCAATTCCATTTTGCTCCTCCTGAAGAACCATCTGCGATGAAGTCTCTGGCGTCTGAGCCTATCTTAACTGCAAGTAAAGCTGCTGTCAATAAGGATTCATCATTAAAAAACATGAAATATGGGTTTGCCAACAGTCAGATTGTCATGAGAAAATTCTTATTGGGCTTTTGCACAATATGGGAGCCTAACTTTGAGAAATCGCCCGTTGAATCGTTCCTGATCCGGATGATATAAATAACATTGTGAATGAATCAGCCAGAATACGATTCATAGAATCTATGCTTTACAGGAGAGGATTTATATGGCAGAAAAAAAGATTGTGGCGTTTAGCGCAGGCAGAAAATACGGGAACACCGAAATCTATATCAAAACGGCATTGATAGAGGCGCAGAATATGGGAGTTGATGTGGAGTTAATCCGCTTAAATGATTGTAATCTGCAGCCTTGCAAGGCGTGTCCCAACATGCCGTGTATGGCGAAAGGCCCTGCGGGCTGCATCTTAAAGGACGATGCAGAGTGGCTTCTCAATAAATTTTTAGAAAGTGACGGATATCTTTTAGGCGCCCCGGTTTGGAGTCTTTCTCCATGTGGAGTGGTGACAGACTTCAGAGACAGAATCTTCGGTCCCAAAATGGACGTTGCAGGTTGGGCGTTGTCCGGCGGTGCGCCGGAATGGATACGGGGGAGAATACAACACAGGCCGGGAGCCCTGATCTCGGTAGGAGGAGCCCTGACGGA
This genomic window from Clostridiales bacterium contains:
- a CDS encoding TetR/AcrR family transcriptional regulator; translated protein: MDEKRIYGITDGKTKKSMRTQARIISSYLDLMQEKHFEKITVKELVLRINITRGTFYLYFNDIYELQQHIETDLLESFQQFCLSDKELFDNPKGVYSDWGFSLNAPPALSRWFEYCDLNKKTLQVLLGPNGDPYFVIKLRKLLWNYVNRLMDSDHMPHDQQREYFLMTFVELNLLLARQWLNEKSESSLTMENLTVILNTMRVGANCLSHYNVQWVIEKM
- a CDS encoding CocE/NonD family hydrolase — encoded protein: MTDAKHIVKTIEMNGEKVDVAMREMLRPATHEELEAMTPEERERFKYLSPLNTRTYIAEEGIVCMQDIPVTMRDGVTIYVDIYKPEGEAKVPLIISWSFYGKRPFDGQSEWQIMGVPPQTVSNMSKFESPDPGYWCRHGYAVANVDPRGIGHSEGDFMQFGTQEGRDGYDFIEWAAVQPWCNGRCALAGNSCVAMTQWRIASQCPPHLTCIAPWEGTSDMYRESLCEGGIPAASFVNLVMREAVGPNYIDDTVKNLERYPFINCTYWKDKDPIWENIRIPVYVTACWNHFHLRGSINGFRKIKSGKKWLRAHRDFEWPDAYSNEYLKDLELFFARYLKLERNGWELTPKVRIEVQDAFDYLYQKNRPEDAFPLKRTEYEKLYLDAAHLSMSKEPIAEPAMAAYESDDEEISFDYTFEEETELTGYLKLHLWVAAESYHDMDLFINVQKLSTMGEWLPITIFSESHPGAWGKMRVSRRKLDEKLSTDYSPVQAHDEDEKLEPGQIVPVEIEINPTSRIWHKGQKLRVQIAGRYIRENWFEPLMWDTDNKGRHLIYCGGAYDSYLQIPVIPPRYKDGEYIYR
- a CDS encoding acyl carrier protein, whose protein sequence is MRNEILEKIMERGAYLWGRSKESLNGDTTFTEVKAKSAHISQITTFLEDLYDVEIPYMGFTRCKTLGEAAAFVEQLLD
- a CDS encoding holo-ACP synthase, with translation METLDRRFLQTEDPFYQMTYTEEEQLQGACSNDPSAYFCLRFAGKEAVFKALNTSPDTVRRWNQIEILNRATGAPLVNLYGDVKNAAARAGIKNIHLSLSYDKEYAVAFCVTSE
- a CDS encoding phosphate acetyltransferase; protein product: MNEFIEKMILRAKENPQRIAFPESENAEVLLTAEQVVKTGIGYPLMIGDREKIEALAAEHGVSTKGFDFFDNTIDEIRMDLAKEYCFKFEDFNEKTVIRKTKDTVRCGMFLLKLQKADCVAAGKEYSTGEVVLEAMNIVGLIDGVDSPSSIGLADVPGFDGPEGQMFGVADCAITAQPDARDLAGIAISSADTVHKLLGWEPRIAMLSFSTCGSAEHESIDVIREALNIIREKRPDIKCDGEFQLDSALIPSVAAKKVPRQSEVAGRANVLVFPNLHAGNIGVKLIQIFGHANAYGPILQGFRQPVCDFSRSAPVAEMFGNVAMLVIRAAADKGLRMNHMNIKGELQ
- the buk gene encoding butyrate kinase, which encodes MKIFTINPGSTSTKIALFDDEVCLFTKNVKHESADLERFASLPDQIPYREQIILNLLEQENISLKDCKIFVGRGGGLFSMEGGVYEVNDLMLDHARNNANGVAHPANLGSLLADQFSRIGGGRAFVVNPPDVDEYQEISRVTGIKGINRASHIHALNHKETALRHAKSIQKKYEECNFIVGHIGGGISIAAHKKGRMIDGNDIVAGEGPMAPTRAGSVPADQLIRLCFSGNFTEKELLEKCTKSGGFVDHLGTSDALEVFDRAENGDQHARLLWDALIYQIVKQIGAMAAALHGEVDAILLSGGMVYNKSLVENISEACTFIAPVQAYPGEFEMQAMAAGAMRVMKGTETAKVYTGVPVWTESRL